TTGTTCAGTCACCTATctgatatagacatgtcttacagtaattaacatcaagtaaaatattttttctacctaggtttaatataagttaaatattatatctgtttccactttgtcaacaaggcaattacctcgagtgaaaaaattttctaaaaattggaaaaaagatacgagtttttatataaactctaacaaataatttttctttaggaataccCGTTTACAATTGTCTCTCCAGATTGACATAAGTCAGATTTCTAAGggatgtgctaaactaagtattaaaagtctattaattaggacatttccaaatatattaaatgtttaaaacatttcccactaaacactgatttccttttacagaacaaCTAAAGAGATGTGGGACTACAAGTAAATAGtgcttgatgccatcctaaaatgttacaaagtgaataaataaaacaaagaaaaaacaagggatttaaacattatcactggtatttatgctcaccagtcTCTAAAATGCTCATACAAATGTTAGCTCTTTGTTGGTAATGGAAAGCAGGAAGTATACTTTCAGTAAATTTAACAGAGGtatcaagaatattaaaaaagagtttggcatgatcgggattttctaaaattggattaaaactAGTTAGATAAATAGATTTTGTTAGGAAggacatggccaaaacaaaaaactgggtagAGTCCATTTGGTCCAAAGGGGGCGGAGCTCACGTTCACTAGAACTTGATTGTGATATATCAGCAAGCTAAaggatacacccatcaacattgactaaatctgacccaaCGTTCGAAATGCTTTTAATTGACCCTtatgataaaacattttaaaacatattcttttaaaattctttgaaccACTAGCTaagtttgggatgcttcagagggcccctgaagccTCCCAAAAGGCTATTATACTAtctgagttcatttgacatgttaaatggCATGGGAATGATTGTTGGAAGGGTGCTAAATCTTCTCAGTTTGTACTGTATGGTTGTTATTACTTATATAGATAacctaaaaattatggaaaattcatgaaaattgataTGTCCTGGTAACATGCTGTCAGTTACAGTTTTAATTATCATGTTCAAGTGTTACAGCTCACAATAATGACCAGGCTACTTTGTCAATTACCCTGTATGGTTTGACTCTCATAGCTTTAGAAAAATAcctctagttcaagatttataagaaaaaaaagcaaaaaacttatCTAAGATTAACGAAATAAAATGCTGTTTGTTTGCTCTCGGCTAAATTGGTAACAGACTGAAATATAGTCTGGTCTCTTTGTGAAGcgaaaaatgttttcttagaataaatctatcaataacagattatacatttctttgcctttaagtggttTATATTGgttttaactttgttattttagtaaaataaatgtgTTATTTAAAGTTATTGTACATGTCAAAGCTCATTCTTCTTCTATCCAAAATAACCCCTCACTGTTAGACTTGTGTTATCCTAATGTTTTAAACCTGACAGTGCCCCTGCATAcacttctaaatcttttcaagtcttttgcaCATGGTTCATATCAAACATAGACAGGTATATTTAATTCATTGTATGGATGATATCCAAATAGTACATCCCGATCAGGCATACCTACAATCAGTGCTGCATGATCTAACAGAGGCGTTACAGTATAGAGGCCTACAAATTGCCCTCAAATAAACCCCCCAGTTACTTATCTAGGGCAAGGTCTATATTCTAAAATGGCGACTCATGTTcccttacaattaaaaaaaagttcatgtgGTGACATTAAGTGATTATCAAAATTTGCTAGGAGATATTAACTGGATTAGGCTTTAGGTAAAATTCATTACTGCTGAATTAAAGCCCTTGTTTAATGTCTTACAAGGTACCTCTGACCCAGCTTCCAAAAAGAGCCTGATCCCTGAAGCTCGAAAAGCCCTTGATAAAGTAACAGCTGCTGTGTCTATAGTCATGTAAATAGGATTTATACAAGTAAAGTGTGGCAGCTTTTGTGCTTGCCTACTCCTACAGCTCCGACTGGTGTATTAATGCAATCAGGACCCCTGGAATGGATACATCTTCCAGCTACAGACAAGAAGATAGTGGCTTATGACCCAGCTTTAATAGCAACACTAAttgtaaaatgcagaaaaaggatGATACATTCGTTTGGTAACAATCCTCCTGAGATTATAatttcatacaataaaataacaattaaatgttTTCCTGCAGTTTAACAAAGACTGGCAAATTGCCTTAGGACATTATGTAGGGCAAGTTTCCTTGCCCACATCATTTGCCCTCTCACTCTtcattaaatttcatggctgatgACCCagtctttttccaaaaaaaaaaaaaagatgtcaagcCTCTCCTATACCAAAGGCGTcaataattttacagatgagtcttCCAATGGAAAAGCTTCCATAGTTACAGAAACTCAAACTAAAAGTGTTATATGCCCAAGAAACCTCAGCCCCAAAGCCTCAACTGACTGCCGTCGTAGTGGCCTTTGTTATGTTCCCCAAAGAAGAGTTTATCATATACTCTGACTCACAGTATGTTATCAGACCATTTTCTCATATTGAGACAGCTGTGctgcctaaaaataaaaacaccatctTTCACTTACTGTGTAAGTTGCGACAACCAATATAGATTCCAAATAAAACCTTTGATATCAGGCATATTCGAGCTCACTTGAGTCTACAAGGGCCCTTAAGTCGTGTAAAGGATTTAGCTGATGCTCTTACTAAATCAATTGCAACTGACACTGTTATTGATGATCGAGCCTCACATGCCCTACATCATCAAAATGCAACTGCTTTCAAATATCAGTTTCACATTCCCCGAGAGTCAGCTCGAGAAATAGTTCACTCCTGTACACACTGCCCTACTTTTCTACCTACCTTAGCATTCAGATTATATTCTCCAGGACTATTGCCAAATATGCTCTGGCAGGTAGATGTAGCCCATGTTCCATCCTTTGATCGCCTTTGGAGGCGATCCTTTGTTCATGTAACCGTGGACACTTTCTCTCATGTGATTATAACTACAGCCAGGACGGGTGAAGTCTTTCAAGATATAACTATACAAGTAGAGTTCCCCTCACCAGGTGTTAGAGCGTGCCGTCTTTGTACTACATAATCTTAATGCTGATTTGTTGGGTCACACTGCCATGTTTTGGCATTGGACCCCAGAACAAAGGGTCATGAAACCTTTAGTCAGGTGGAAGGATGTCCTTTCAGGACAATGGAAGGGGCCTGACCCACTGATAACCAGCGGCCGATGGTATGCTTTTATCATTCCTCAAGATGCAGAGTCAACCATTCCGATTTCTGACAGGCTGATCCGGTGTGTCTCAATTCCCCGAGGACCTGATGCCTCTGCTTTcttggccaaaaaggaaaaagggggcctccccctcctccagcatGGAAACTCCAAAAAATCAAGCACAGACAGCACCAGAAGCTCCAGATGAATATCCACATGAACCTCCCACTATGCAGATATCACGGCTGTCCTTGAGAGACCACACACGATCTATCTCCGTGCCCCATAGAAAATGCCCAACACGAGCCACCCGACAGGCTGCTCTCCCGACCTGGGGACAAATCATGGACGTCTGTCACCCAGCTCAAGACATAGCTGTGTCGACAAGACATGCTCCTACTCCTGAAAAGGTTTTCATAGCTATCCTTGCTCTGCTTGCTTGTCAGGTAAATGCCTCTTCAGccacacctggggtatattaggcCAACTTCACTAACCCCCTTCCATTCCAGGTCGTTACTTGCACCAATAGGCCATGCAGATCCACACAACTCGACCCCATCCTTTGGGCGGATggtacacttcatatttttaggaTAAGTATCCTATCAAACTCAATTACACTTTCTGGGGACTCACTGATGATCtccctttatgttttcatttcccatATAATAGAAGTCTAATCATGCCCCTAAAGGAAGGTACATCCTTTAGGAGCTTCTAAAAAGGGAATTATCACTGAGTCGCCACTAAAATTTaccaaacaaaattcaaaacgACTAGTTTGGGCATCACAATCAGTTTGTCCCTGCCCtgttatcttttcctttaaacaaCCAGACACATTGGCAGCCTGAACTATGGAAAGCACTTGCCGCCACCTCCGAGATCACAGTAATTAGACCTAAAATTGCTAGTACCTTTTCTGCATTAGCTTGTTTGCTCtctccctgttttccttttcactaaTAATTCTAACGACGCACAGATATTTGCTGATTATACTGGAGGTCCAACCATAGTTACTTGTAAAGAATGTATGCTATCCTCTTGCCTCAGCCCCCGATTTAAGGTTGGCTTGTTTGTGGTTTTGCAACACCCTCCATATCTTATGGTTGCTGTTAATGTTACTATTCCTTGGTGTGACAATTCTGGTTTAGCTGTGCTTCAACAATGACAAGATCTTATGAGGGCTAAGCATTTAGTAGATGTACTTATCTTGGCAACCTCTGCCTTGATAGCCGCAATTGCCTCCATTACAGTGGCAGCAGTAGCTCTAACCCAACAAGTGCATACAGCTCAATTTGTTAATAACATCTGCAGAAATGTGTCCCTGACTTTAGCATCTCAAGAAATCATAGATAGTAAACTAGAGATGGAAGTAGATACTTTGGAAGAAGCTGTAATGCACATAGGAACTGAATTGCAAGCATTAATAGTAAAATTAGCTCTGTCTTGCCACGCTGATTGTCGATGGATCTGTATCACTCCCTAGCAAGTTAATGAAACAGACTATAATTGGGAATGGATTAAAAGTCATATCACAGGAATTTGGAATAGCTCCAGCATAAGCTTAGATTTAGAAAACGTATGTAAACAAATCCAAGCCCTAGAGCATTCCAGACTAGACTTCACCGCTGCCGGAACAGCAACTAATCATTTCAATATCCTCTCAAGCTTGGTGACAGGCAAAACTTTGTCTCCAGGCTAATAAGCTGTGTTGATATGGATGCCATGGCCTTACTAGTAAtactttttcttccttgtctttttcaaAGTCTACTGCACAGCATTCAAAGTGTTGCGACTGAACTTCATCTTGCTGTCCTAGGAAATAAACGGGGAGATGTCGGGAGCCGGCGAGAGAAACGCAGCCTGTGACACGGTCTGGGCTCAAGGAGCTGGCACGCAAAGTTGTGGGGACCTCCAGGACCACTCCACATGCAAATCATCCCGACCTCTGGGGGTTTCTCGGGATTGCCCCACAACCCACGCCCAGGCCTTCGGCCTTTCATCTTCTGATGCTTGGCGTTCTTTGAGGTTCCCAAAACACGAGTCTGACTCTTACCTAAAATTCCTCTTCGAAACCTTTGCATGGCAgcaacacagtccatgggggcccaCGGGTTCTAATAAACAGGTCTATCTACCCCATAAGCAAAAGTCAATAGAGTCCATTATGAGATTGGGAAGATTGCTTAGGGTGTGATCAGGAGGGAATTCATGAGAACTTTGACCTTTAGCATTACATACCAGAGCTAAGTCAGCCTGGGGATCAGCTTCACAAGATAATGTTTGTAGATGGCTTTTCACAGTTGACTAGCTGCTGCCCTTGAATTGTTGAAAAGTTATGTGTAGGTATGGACTGATCTGGAAAGTTATTTCTGATGTCACCCAGGATTATGCACCTGGTACAATCTTATCATTGCCCCTTCCTTAAAGGTCTTTAAAGGATTATTGATTTTAGGGTACATAAGCactgatgtaaaagaataaaatagtcttGATTCTGCACTCAACCAAGACTCGACTCGGTTTTCTATACTTTGCAGACACTGCTTATCCTAAAGGAACACCTGGACTTCACCAGGCCTGCGTCCCCGAAGctgataagaaaggaaatacagaaaacaaagcatagaTATGCAATGGTAAAGAGGAAgatgaacatttatatatatattaaagattcacCATAAGGGGAAAATAAGTgtaggaaaggcaaagaaaagaatcGATATAGAAAAAATGCACtagttttaataaataagtaaataaatgtataataagtgggggaaatggaagaagacaataaaaagtagaaaataaaactctACAGAGCAGCAAAAGACCAACTTAGAGACAAagttctaaaacaaaaataaagtgaaataaacgTCATTAAATTGGCACAGTGAACAAAGGAACCCGAGTGTTTATCCACAAGtataaaactaactaaagcactaaCCGGAATACAAAACTAGTCCTAGGTTCTAGGTGGGCAATAAAGCAGttaaaataaatctaacaaatatgttgagaggaaaaaaatgaacagatataCATTCTTAAACAGTGGGAGATAAAATCATTTATACAGGTAAAGTTTAACTACAAAGGGGCGGGAAATACAGTacgaaaaacaaacaaaggagtaaatgtagataacaaaattaggaggattaaaaATTGTCAAGTTAAACTTAGAAGAAgactgaggaaaataaaagaaaaaaagttctacagaactgcaaaagctgaaCGTACAAGAAACGTTGTATAGAAGGAGTGAAgaagatgtcacacacacacacaggaaaaaagcTCCAAAGCTTCATTTGATTCCGTAGTAAAATTAACAATGACAACTACTGCAGTTGTGGTGAGGgcgggaagaaagaaaacaaataaatcccaaagaatctacagagcaaATCAAAAGAGAGGAAGAACATACATttatcttgagtcactgctgtcagagtcctttccttcaCTTGTATTCACAGGCCACCTCACCTCCCTCGGCTACCCGTCATTagtgtgctgatctctggacctggtgTGGGGGCACCTTACATTCTAATCTGGTCCCACTCctatgtgttcttgcctgcaaagtCCACAGCCATCAGAACTGGTGCGTTTTGTTTcgttgtggttgttgttggttGATTGGTTGGTTTGCAGGAGGGATCTCTCAATGACTTGTTTATCCATTGCTTAGACACAGAGTCTTCCTAGGTGATCGTGTGGGtttaatctgcagtttgtacACCTCGTAGGGAGGTTCTGGGCCTTCTTCCTTAGCTACACTGCTGCTGACTTTCATGGGGGTTTCCCGTCCATTTCTGCATGTGGTTTGTCCACTGGAATTTGCTCCTGAGGTTGCCTTGGAGTCCTTGGGTTTGCCCCTTTGAggaccaggtgtggaggtggtgcagcagaTTGGGTCACAGAGGTTCTGGCAAGCGCCGCGTGCTCAGGGGTTTGGCAATAAAGGACAGCGGctaatatagtgctctagaagggcatggcaatccgtattggccaatacactccaggattcttgcatggagaatcccctccCTGGCAGAGAATCctgccacagtctccagggtagaAAGGAATCTGACAATCCTGAAGCGAAACTGAGAGCAAAGACAGAGGAGTACTTGGACCGTGGCAGCTCTGCctgagtgagagttgagcatgaaggcgACACagttgcttggcttgcagggaccctggcagtgCCAAGTGTACAGAGACTTggactgcctccactgcaggaatTAAGGCCCTGTCTGAATTTTTCTTTGAGCCTATTGTAGCTGGCAATCtgaaggcctctttggctagtctttctcCATAGACACATGCATTCAGGCCCTTCGAGGGCTTTCCTGTCTGGGGTCCGTCACTGTTGTTCAGCGTGTCAGGCACATAGTGGGACCCCCCacgctggggtcctactctgtcgtTTGGAGCATCAGGTACTTAAAGGCGCTCCCTGGGTGGAgtcttactctgtagttcagtgattCAAGTGCTTCATGGGACCAACCTCTCTTTTATTCAGCTGTGATGCAGGCGTGTGGGGAGACAGAGGCTGTcccgatggctccaccccctacacatgactcagcagtgtCACCTTCCTCCCATGGCCACCTGGCTTACCTGCACAGGCTTTTCCCACATGATCTCCTCATTTGAGCATCCCCTCAATTTGTCTCTAACCAGTAGGCAGCAGACCATGGCCAGGGATTTCTCCACGATCTCTAGGAACCATCTGCTTCCTGCTGCACCTTCTACAGGACCTGTGTCCCTCTCTGGGGTGTGAATGACTGTGGAAAGGACTGTCTCATTCTCATCCCTTCTAGGCTGCCACAGAtgtgctgtttcactctcagccttaagtgTTTCTCCTCTGATGCAGACAGTTGCTCCCATGTGGAGATCGGACACCTACTTCAGGTCTCCCACCCCCTGAGGGCAGGCCCAATCCTACTAACACGCatgtctcctccccccaccccctagtTATTGCATCCTCCTGATTGTTTGCGGTTCCATCTACTATTTTCCTCTGTTCAGGCAGTCCTGTCTACTCTCAGCTGAGGTTCTGCAAGCACTTGTGTCTGAAGGTCTATTCCTGAtggatccgtggagagagatgtactccctgtacccctccccctccaccatctTGTGCTTCTCAACTTTTTGACTGGTAGAAATAAGACTGCTCTGAACATTGAGGCTTGTCCTAGGTGACTAAGCAGCCAGTGCACACCAGGAAGACAGCACCTCATGGAAACCACAGGGAATCCCACTATGTCAACAAAGACTGCCCCCCAAGGGTACATCTAAGGCTGGCTGACCCTGCTAGCCCATTAGGAACAAAGGGACTGTGCTGAAGCACACAACTCTTTCCCCTATCCCCCAGCACCAACAACCTCAATGAGAGACCTTGGGAACTAGATGGGTAGGCATGATTACACAGGGTTTCCTCCAAgaggctggaagcttgtggcagctattcatggaaatgaattccaccatggtctcAACTGTGAGGAGACACCCAAAGGAGCTTCTGCCAGGAAAACAGGATGAGAAGAAATTTGTGAGGGTGCATGTTGAGAAGCACTGTGCACATGAGGCTCACACACCACTGGGCAAGCTGcaccccttccttcctgggaATACTAGTCAGTCACAGGTGGTTATTTCCTTCTTGGGGTCATCCAGCACAACCCAAAGCATGCATTTGTCTGCCTCATCCACATTACCATGTTAAAACTGAAGCCTGGGTATTACATCTGGGGAGGTGACAATTAGTCCTCGAATTGAAACAAGACAGTGCCAAGTAGCGCCAGAGCAAGTGTATGTATTCAGTGCATACTGAATATTGTGTATTCTCACAGTTGAGGACGGGGCTTTTAGACTGGAGactagaaaactgaggagagctagatgaagactgagaaaaggaggtgggatggaaaaGGTTTCTCATAAGTGGCCCAGAATTGAATGGCCTTCAAGGTGCATTTCCTCCTACCAGTTGTAGGATGAAAGGGAAATTATTCTCAGTTCCACAGCCTAATTATCATGGATGGATTTGAGGCAAGAAAACGAAAAGTAGTTAATAATGTAACGTGAGACAGACTCGAAGGAAAGGCTGAAACCCGGTTGAGGGGtaaggtttggaggagacacaCTCTCCCTGACATGTGGCCCATCTGTGTTGGTGTAGAGAGatgaggatggcaggtgagtttggggggctctttgggatgatgaaaaatgcctcatttctgccaGCAAATCAACTGAGCTGCTCTGCATCCAACATCACAGGTTTCAGGATGAGGCTTTGTGATGCTAAGGCTGGGGGAAGGCTGCCATTGGCTGGGGAATGGACTTACTGACGTCATAATCATAAGGGTGTGGTCCCCTACATATAGGGGTGTTCAGGGGCTCTGGAGCAGACCACTGGGAGTCTTCAAAATGACCAGGGTTGCCTCACTGGCCCAGCCCAGAGGGGGCAGCCATGGCCTCCGAGGAGCTGTATGACGTTGAAAGGGTCATTGACAAGAGGcaaaacaagaaagggaagaCGGAGTATGTGGTTCAGTGGAAAGGCTATGGCAGGGAGGATGCCACATGGGAGCCAGAGCAGCACCTGGTGAACTGCGAGGAGTGCATCCACGACTTTAACCGGCAGCACACCGGGAAGCAGAAGGAGGGCACCCTCACTAGAGCCAAGCGGACCTCCCCAAACAATGGCCAGAATCAGATCTCCAGATCCACCAACAGCAGCTTCTCCAAGGCCGCCCCCAAGGCCCTAGTGGTGGGCAAGGAGCACGAGGCCAAGAGCAGCCCACCGTTTACTGCCAGCCAGAAGTTCCAGGAGAGCTCTGCACGGGGCCTGGCCACCTACAAGTACATGGACCTGGCCCGGTTGGGCAACAGGATTCTCGTGCCCAAGAGCCCCATAAAGAGTGGGACTGTGCTGGACAGCTTTCAGGACGAGAGCCCCGAGAATCCGGACCCCATGAAGCAGGGGCCGGAAGACACAGCAGCCCCAGAGGCGGCAGCCGAGAAGCGGATCGGGGACCTACTGAGCCCAGAGCCAGAGCCGGTGATGATGGGGAGCCGGCCCTGGATACACCCATTGTTGCCACGGGCGTCGGGCCCCGTGAAGGCCACCATGGCCACAGGGCTGGCCATGAAAGGGAATGGCACGTCCGATTTGGTGGACGCACTTCCAGTCAACTGCACAAGTCCCCTGCAGACGTCAGTCATGGGCATGAAAGCTGGGACGAAGAAGTTCATGAAGGACAGGCAAGACCAGCCCTTTAACAAGCAGCTGCGCTTCAGCGTGTGGCAGAGGGAGAGCGCCTACAGGTACCGGGACATTGTGGTCCGGAAGCAGGACggcttcacccacatcctgctGTCCACCAAGTAATCCGAGAACAACTCGCTGAACCCGGAGGTGATGAAGGAGCTGCAGAGAGCGCTGAGCATGGCCAACGCCGACGACAGCAACCTGGTGTTGCTCAGCGCTGTGGGCAGTGTCTTCTGCTGCGGCCTGGACTTCCTCTACTTCATCCGGCGCCTGCCAGATAACCGCAAGAGGGAGAGCGCCAGAATGGCTGAGGCCATCAGAAACTTCGTGAACATCTTCATCCAGTTCAAGAAGCCTATTGTCGTAGCTGTGAATGGCCCGGCCATTGGGCTAGGAGCATCCATCCTGCCTCTCTGTGATGTGGTCTGGGCCAACGAAAAGGCATGGTTCCATACGCCCTATACCACCTTCGGACAGAGTCCAGACGGCTCTTCCACCGTCATGTTCCCCAAGATTATGGGAGGAGCATCTGCCAACGAAATGCTGTTCAGAGGGCGGAAGCTAACAGCACAGGAGGCGTGCAGCAAAGCGCTGGTCTCCCAGGTGTTCTGGCCTGGGACCTTCACCCAGGAAGTCATGGTTCGCATCAAGGAGCTCGCCTCTTGCAACCGTGTCGTGCTGGAGGAATCCAAGGCCCTTGTGCGCTGCAACatgaggctggagctggagcgGGCCAATGAGCGGGAGTGTGAGGTGCTCAAGAAGATATGGGGCTCCGCGCAGGGCATTGACTCCATGCGCAAGTACCTGAAGTGCAAGACCGACGATTTCTGACTGTCCAGCCGCCCGACCTCACCAGGGCGTGCGGTGCCAGACCTCACGGCCTGGGCCAGGCTCCTACTGAGCTccctctgggaagcaggacttgagacagacaagctatttattgccaaggagttctgaggtactgtagctttaaaataaataactaaaaaaactcctttgttgaaacgtcattggtttatacttaatacacatgagtataaaagtataatggtgagctctggcctgctccttgaggctctcattcttgtcatcttcagctaggaatgtgtatatataaagatattttctaggtttaggtgtcagaaaagtctgaaacaatgtgtgttaatctttttttttgtttgttttttccttttaaatgaaaagaaaggggtGATAGCAAGCCTCACCATCCCTGCTGCAAATCGAAATATGGAAAGATCTGAGATGTGCCTTATCTCTAAAAGGTCCAAAGCCTCCaagatagaaaattctaaatcaaATGGAAGACTTATCTTTTAGGATGAGTACTTCTGGCTAAAAACCCTCTGATGGAcataccccaaaataaaatatgcctCAGATTCATGCTGAAATATCAATTGATTTTTCCCTGTTGTTCAAAGTCTGATTCTTACCCAGTTAACAGGAAGAAACCACTCTCGCTAACAGAAAGCATCTTTTGCAGTATTAGTGAATCACTGACTAGCTTCAGTATGGTAGCTTAAGTTATAAGTTAATCTTAGCAGGTTTATAATTAGGTTTTCTGacccttttgaaaaataactacATGAGTGCTTCTTGTGGCTAGGTGAGCTCTACTACTTTAtatagagttttggttttctctttgcagatgtgattgatgtattacaccaaaaatggaaagaatttgcatgcttataaactgtgctttttaggttcacttagaatgtactttattgaacaagttaaaattcttttggcACACTATTCAATTCAGAAACTCCTTTTAAAGAGAACTATctgatatagacatgtcttagagtaattaacatcaagtaaaatattttttgtacctaggtttaatataatttaaatattatatctgttaccACTTTGTCAAAAGGCGATTACCTGGAgtgaaacatttttctaaaaaatggaaaagagatatGAGTTGTTATATAAACTCtaacaaatcatttttctttaggaataccCGTCTACAATTGCCTCTCCAGATTGACATAACTTAAATTTCTAAGggatgtgctaaactaagtattaagtctattaaataattaggtcatttccaaatatattagatgtttaaaacatttcctactaaacactgatttccttttacagaataaCTAAAGAGATGTGGGACTACAAGTAAATAGtgcttgatgccatcctaaaatgttacaaaataaattaaaaaaaaaaaagaaaaaccaagtgttttaaacattatcagtggtatttatgctcaccagtcTATAAAATGCTCatataaatgttagctcttaGTTGCGAATGGAAAGCAGGAAGTATACTTTCAGTAAATTACCAAAGTtattagaattattaaaaaagagtttggcatgatcaggattttctaaaattgcattaaaattacTTAGATAAATAGACTTTTTTAGGAAggacatggccaaaacaaaaaactgggtagAGTCCATTTGGTCCAAAGGGGGTGGGGCTCACTTTCACTACAACTTGAGCCTTGGCATTTAAGTGCATTTTGACATGTCAACAAGCTGAAGGATAcagccatcaacattgactaaatctgacccaaTGTTTGAAAGGCTTTTAATTGATCCTTATGCTAAAACATCTTtaaacacattcttttaaaattctttagacGTCTAGCTAagcttgggatgcttcagagggccaaGGGCTATTATACTAtctgagtt
This Dama dama isolate Ldn47 chromosome Y, ASM3311817v1, whole genome shotgun sequence DNA region includes the following protein-coding sequences:
- the LOC133053580 gene encoding LOW QUALITY PROTEIN: chromodomain Y-like protein (The sequence of the model RefSeq protein was modified relative to this genomic sequence to represent the inferred CDS: substituted 1 base at 1 genomic stop codon), whose protein sequence is MASEELYDVERVIDKRQNKKGKTEYVVQWKGYGREDATWEPEQHLVNCEECIHDFNRQHTGKQKEGTLTRAKRTSPNNGQNQISRSTNSSFSKAAPKALVVGKEHEAKSSPPFTASQKFQESSARGLATYKYMDLARLGNRILVPKSPIKSGTVLDSFQDESPENPDPMKQGPEDTAAPEAAAEKRIGDLLSPEPEPVMMGSRPWIHPLLPRASGPVKATMATGLAMKGNGTSDLVDALPVNCTSPLQTSVMGMKAGTKKFMKDRQDQPFNKQLRFSVWQRESAYRYRDIVVRKQDGFTHILLSTKXSENNSLNPEVMKELQRALSMANADDSNLVLLSAVGSVFCCGLDFLYFIRRLPDNRKRESARMAEAIRNFVNIFIQFKKPIVVAVNGPAIGLGASILPLCDVVWANEKAWFHTPYTTFGQSPDGSSTVMFPKIMGGASANEMLFRGRKLTAQEACSKALVSQVFWPGTFTQEVMVRIKELASCNRVVLEESKALVRCNMRLELERANERECEVLKKIWGSAQGIDSMRKYLKCKTDDF